A stretch of Tripterygium wilfordii isolate XIE 37 chromosome 11, ASM1340144v1, whole genome shotgun sequence DNA encodes these proteins:
- the LOC120008663 gene encoding protein ANTAGONIST OF LIKE HETEROCHROMATIN PROTEIN 1-like, giving the protein MADNDEEWDDDEFIMDACILGAVVAISELTYSAPRQKCWTSTLSGHKWISDLIRGNRIKSLSILRMEKCVFIDLCNELSTKYGLVATREVGLREMVAIFIYIVAQGVSTRAVQDRFQHSGEKIHRQFHRVLDSIIRMSRDIIKPRDPEFSVTPRQITENDKYNPFFNDCIGAIDGTHIAAVVPPDQRIPYIGRKGVTTQNVMAVCDFDMLFTFVCGGWEGSAHDSRIFNKVLSDAHSNFPHPPTGKYYLVDAGYPNQRGYLAPYKGQRYHLEVFRNGPQPTSPREAFNHTHSSLRSIIERTFGVMKKKWLILTRMPSYKFCTQVKIVVACMALHNFIRRHVIEDEDFIAYGNESMVMGNDDDFGTSVDVGEPSHFNEDLEMTTLRDMIAAELYDI; this is encoded by the exons ATGGCTGATAATGATGAGGAGTGGGATGATGATGAGTTTATTATGGATGCATGCATTCTAGGTGCGGTGGTAGCAATTAGTGAGCTAACATATTCTGCGCCTCGTCAAAAATGTTGGACATCTACATTGTCTGGTCATAAATGGATATCAGATTTAATTCGAGGTAATCGAATCAAATCTTTGTCTATTTTAAGGATGGAAAAATGTGTATTCATTGATTTGTGCAACGAATTGTCAACAAAATATGGATTAGTGGCAACACGCGAAGTTGGATTGAGAGAGATGGTTGctattttcatatatattgttGCACAAGGTGTTAGTACTAGAGCAGTGCAGGATCGGTTTCAACATTCTGGTGAAAAAATTCATCGGCAATTTCACAGAGTGTTGGATAGCATTATAAGAATGTCCAGAGATATTATCAAGCCGAGAGATCCCGAGTTTAGCGTGACTCCCCGTCAAATAACAGAAAATGATAAGTATAATCCATTTTTCAATGATTGCATTGGGGCAATTGATGGTACACACATAGCTGCAGTTGTGCCTCCTGACCAACGTATTCCATACATTGGGAGGAAAGGAGTGACAACCCAAAATGTGATGGCAGTATGTGATTTCGACATGTTATTCACATTTGTTTGTGGTGGATGGGAAGGGTCGGCGCATGATTCTCGAATATTCAATAAAGTCTTATCAGATGCACATAGCAATTTTCCTCACCCTCCCACAG GGAAATACTATTTAGTTGATGCCGGATATCCAAATCAGAGGGGATATCTTGCGCCCTATAAAGGGCAGAGATACCACCTAGAGGTATTTCGAAATGGTCCACAACCCACAAGCCCTCGAGAAGCATTCAACCATACTCATTCTTCTCTACGAAGTATCATTGAGCGTACTTTCGGTgtaatgaagaagaaatggttGATCCTAACTCGGATGCCGTCATATAAATTTTGTACTCAAGTCAAGATTGTTGTTGCGTGCATGGCCTTGCACAATTTCATTCGAAGGCACGTTattgaggatgaagattttaTCGCATATGGTAACGAATCTATGGTCATGGGAAATGACGACGACTTTGGTACTTCGGTGGATGTTGGGGAGCCTTCACATTTCAATGAAGATTTAGAGATGACCACTTTACGCGATATGATTGCCGCAGAGTTATATGATATATAG
- the LOC120009539 gene encoding L10-interacting MYB domain-containing protein-like isoform X2, whose product MNQTNTQVVGDSTQTDKAQWDAALTTIFVDICVERQKAGDRPNTHFSKEGWKKIIIAFKGKTGRSYDQTQLKNKWDNLKKEWRLREKLVFNETGLGWDDQRQTVLADNEWWERKIKEDRKCAKFRNQGIADKEGLQFLFRGQAATGEHAFNPAANVLPEIVVEDNQVIDEGERGIEDLLISQDDDSIDPDYDANDDVAADVQSSPTPPARGSRRSTTPGNHARRKRKASDVRDEINASLGQLVTAVQSRTSIATSVYNNGDIDNVMLMLEEFPETSNGGPLLRFALKLFEKKEKRDWFLGIGRKK is encoded by the exons ATGAATCAAACAAATACTCAAGTTGTTGGAGACTCAACACAAACTGACAAGGCACAATGGGATGCCGCATTGACAACAATTTTTGTTGACATATGTGTCGAACGTCAAAAAGCTGGCGATAGGCCAAACACTCATTTTTCTAAAGAGGGTTGGAAAAAGATCATCATAGCATTTAAAGGAAAAACTGGTAGGTCTTATGATCAAACACAACTTAAAAACAAATGGGATAATCTGAAGAAAGAGTGGCGATTACGGGAGAAGCTGGTGTTCAATGAGACAGGGCTTGGATGGGATGATCAACGTCAGACTGTGCTAGCTGATAATGAATGGTGGGAGAGGAAAATCAAG GAGGATAGGAAGTGCGCTAAATTCCGTAACCAGGGAATCGCGGACAAGGAGGGTTTACAGTTCCTATTTAGAGGTCAAGCTGCTACTGGAGAGCATGCATTCAATCCTGCTGCCAATGTTTTACCTGAAATAGTGGTAGAAGATAATCAAGTCATCGATGAAGGTGAGAGGGGAATTGAAGATCTTTTGATTTCCCAGGATGATGATTCAATTGATCCGGATTACGATGCAAATGATGATGTGGCTGCCGATGTCCAGAGCTCACCTACTCCACCAGCTCGTGGTAGCAGGAGGTCTACCACTCCAGGGAATCACGCTAGACGCAAGAGAAAGGCTAGTGATGTGCGAGATGAGATCAATGCCTCATTAGGTCAGCTTGTGACTGCAGTACAGAGTCGCACTTCAATTGCGACTTCTGTCTACAATAATGGGGACATTGATAATGTTATGCTTATGCTTGAAGAGTTTCCAGAGACATCAAATGGGGGACCTCTACTAAGGTTTGCACTCAAGTTATTTGAGAAGAAGGAAAAGCGGGATTGGTTCTTGGGGATAGGAAGGAAGAAGTGA
- the LOC120009539 gene encoding L10-interacting MYB domain-containing protein-like isoform X1 produces MVRLSFVSNISFLFLAYCRMNQTNTQVVGDSTQTDKAQWDAALTTIFVDICVERQKAGDRPNTHFSKEGWKKIIIAFKGKTGRSYDQTQLKNKWDNLKKEWRLREKLVFNETGLGWDDQRQTVLADNEWWERKIKEDRKCAKFRNQGIADKEGLQFLFRGQAATGEHAFNPAANVLPEIVVEDNQVIDEGERGIEDLLISQDDDSIDPDYDANDDVAADVQSSPTPPARGSRRSTTPGNHARRKRKASDVRDEINASLGQLVTAVQSRTSIATSVYNNGDIDNVMLMLEEFPETSNGGPLLRFALKLFEKKEKRDWFLGIGRKK; encoded by the exons ATGGTGAGACTCAGTTTTGTGTCAAATATATCTTTCTTGTTTTTAGCCTATTGTAGAATGAATCAAACAAATACTCAAGTTGTTGGAGACTCAACACAAACTGACAAGGCACAATGGGATGCCGCATTGACAACAATTTTTGTTGACATATGTGTCGAACGTCAAAAAGCTGGCGATAGGCCAAACACTCATTTTTCTAAAGAGGGTTGGAAAAAGATCATCATAGCATTTAAAGGAAAAACTGGTAGGTCTTATGATCAAACACAACTTAAAAACAAATGGGATAATCTGAAGAAAGAGTGGCGATTACGGGAGAAGCTGGTGTTCAATGAGACAGGGCTTGGATGGGATGATCAACGTCAGACTGTGCTAGCTGATAATGAATGGTGGGAGAGGAAAATCAAG GAGGATAGGAAGTGCGCTAAATTCCGTAACCAGGGAATCGCGGACAAGGAGGGTTTACAGTTCCTATTTAGAGGTCAAGCTGCTACTGGAGAGCATGCATTCAATCCTGCTGCCAATGTTTTACCTGAAATAGTGGTAGAAGATAATCAAGTCATCGATGAAGGTGAGAGGGGAATTGAAGATCTTTTGATTTCCCAGGATGATGATTCAATTGATCCGGATTACGATGCAAATGATGATGTGGCTGCCGATGTCCAGAGCTCACCTACTCCACCAGCTCGTGGTAGCAGGAGGTCTACCACTCCAGGGAATCACGCTAGACGCAAGAGAAAGGCTAGTGATGTGCGAGATGAGATCAATGCCTCATTAGGTCAGCTTGTGACTGCAGTACAGAGTCGCACTTCAATTGCGACTTCTGTCTACAATAATGGGGACATTGATAATGTTATGCTTATGCTTGAAGAGTTTCCAGAGACATCAAATGGGGGACCTCTACTAAGGTTTGCACTCAAGTTATTTGAGAAGAAGGAAAAGCGGGATTGGTTCTTGGGGATAGGAAGGAAGAAGTGA
- the LOC120009327 gene encoding mitogen-activated protein kinase kinase kinase 1-like — MHHLPRFFTHSNRSGSTDSKKKRRPKLERLNAAKHIEYDAASSSSWLDDSSHPSSLQAGSLELYEQKSFRVEGKEGEIDRICRSLGLSSPEDLGISTADWVASKIQSSSDNSPLSKYRWSDSTRKEDVKQNEEEDVQAPERELCDRVSAGVRIRDIEGNELTRAESIESNARYDLGVVSRGVVVGIKGVRPPLLKPPPPMRLPVIDNACSTWDIFKEFAPESDRGSLGIVDRRLNSSALDREQEQIGANLVALPNLVADKVEEEEEEEQEEEEESILRADVIALLSESCSFSTSNDDDSSSTTTEPISNNSPNGRLMRTITSWEKGHLLGQGSFGSVYEGLSNDGFFFAVKEVSLLDRGSQGKQSVYQLEQEIALLSQFEHENIVQYYGTDKDDSTLYIFLELVTKGSLLDLYQKYHLIDSQVSAYTRQILHGLKYLHNRKVVHRDIKCANILVDANGSVKLADFGLAKATNLNDIKSCKGTAFWMAPEVVNRKSQGYGLPADIWSLGCTVLEMLTHKIPYSDLEWMQALFRIGKGEPPLVPDSLSRDARDFILQCLQANPNHRPTAAQLLEHPFVQRSLPSYSGSTSPYIGRQS, encoded by the exons ATGCATCATCTACCTCGTTTTTTCACTCATAGCAATAGAAGCGGCTCCACGGACTCCAAGAAAAAGAGGAGGCCGAAGCTTGAGCGTCTTAATGCAGCGAAGCACATAGAGTACGATGCTGCGTCATCGTCATCGTGGCTCGACGATTCGTCCCATCCTTCGTCTCTACAAGCGGGATCGCTTGAGCTATACGAGCAAAAGAGTTTCCGTGTGGAGGGAAAGGAGGGAGAGATCGACCGGATTTGCCGGAGCCTAGGGCTGTCCAGTCCCGAAGATCTTGGGATTTCCACGGCGGATTGGGTGGCCAGTAAGATCCAGTCCTCCTCGGATAACTCGCCCCTATCGAAATATCGTTGGTCAGATAGTACGAGAAAAGAGGATGTAAAGCAGAATGAGGAGGAAGATGTGCAGGCGCCGGAGAGAGAATTGTGTGATAGGGTTTCGGCTGGTGTTAGAATTAGAGATATCGAGGGTAATGAGTTGACTAGGGCGGAGTCAATTGAGTCGAATGCCAGGTATGATCTTGGCGTTGTTAGCCGTGGCGTTGTTGTAGGAATTAAGGGCGTGAGACCCCCGTTGCTCAAGCCACCGCCGCCAATGAGACTACCTGTAATTGATAATGCATGTTCCACATGGGATATATTCAAGGAGTTCGCACCAGAAAGTGATAGAGGGTCTTTGGGAATAGTTGATAGAAGGCTTAATTCTTCAGCGTTGGACAGGGAACAAGAGCAAATAGGAGCTAACTTAGTGGCTCTACCTAACTTAGTGGCTGACAAggtagaggaggaggaggaggaggagcaggaagaagaagaggagagtaTATTGAGGGCTGATGTGATAGCGTTACTGTCTGAGTCGTGTTCATTTAGTACTTCGAATGATGATGATTCTTCTAGCACTACCACGGAGCCAATATCCAATAATTCTCCTAATGGGAGACTAATGCGTACCATTACATCTTGGGAGAAGGGTCATCTTCTGGGACAAGGCTCATTTGGATCAGTGTACGAAGGACTTTCTAA CGATGGATTCTTTTTTGCTGTGAAGGAAGTTTCGTTGCTTGATCGAGGTAGTCAGGGAAAGCAAAGTGTTTATCAACTCGAGCAG GAGATCGCTCTTTTGAGTCAGTTCGAACATGAAAACATTGTCCAGTATTATGGCACAGATAAG GATGATTCAACCCTGTACATCTTTCTTGAGCTTGTAACAAAAGGCTCCTTATTAGATCTCTATCAGAAGTATCATCTTATAGATTCCCAAGTATCTGCATATACAAGACAGATTCTTCATGGTTTGAAGTATCTTCATAACCGAAAAGTGGTCCACAG ggATATCAAATGTGCAAATATATTGGTCGATGCAAATGGATCCGTGAAACTGGCAGATTTTGGATTAGCTAAg GCAACCAATTTGAATGACATTAAATCATGCAAAGGGACTGCATTCTGGATGGCCCCTGAG GTTGTCAATCGGAAGAGCCAAGGTTATGGACTTCCAGCTGATATATGGAGCCTTGGCTGCACTGTGTTGGAGATGTTAACTCATAAGATTCCATACTCTGATCTGGAATGG ATGCAAGCATTGTTTAGGATTGGAAAGGGTGAACCACCTCTGGTTCCTGATTCCCTCTCAAGGGATGCGCGAGATTTCATCCTGCAGTGCCTACAAGCTAATCCCAATCATCGCCCTACTGCTGCTCAACTGTTAGAACATCCATTTGTGCAGAGATCACTGCCCTCTTATTCAGGTTCAACATCTCCTTATATTGGCAGACAGTCTTGA